A window of the Lactuca sativa cultivar Salinas chromosome 7, Lsat_Salinas_v11, whole genome shotgun sequence genome harbors these coding sequences:
- the LOC111912336 gene encoding LOW QUALITY PROTEIN: probable serine/threonine-protein kinase PBL17 (The sequence of the model RefSeq protein was modified relative to this genomic sequence to represent the inferred CDS: deleted 1 base in 1 codon) yields MDTDSLFTLPDQTCQRFTLSEIQLATNNFDETLVIGRGGFGNVYKCDLSKIGSVSQVAVKRLHAMSNQGGHEFEAEVKLLSKLRHANLVSLVGYCIEGKEMALVYEFMPNGTLKDHLCKADCTLSWSQRLKICIGAARGLDYLHTGTSTQNGVIHRDVKTSNILLDANFAAKISDFGLAKVGRIDQTQTYVSTNVKGTFGYMDPCYFYTGNLTRKSDVYAFGVVLFEVLSGRQAVDSTLDEEQWGLAAWAQDQIKEGKYNQIIDRRLMGQISKKCLKEFASLASRCLHTQPKKRPTMAEVVVKLESIRSQKRENVNSVIDEGRFIYKVMSFFTGRVDMILDNAVGRKSVMPDEVVGKQSSTPDHAESRKSMMLDGEVAGTYEMPDGTVGRRSDFSGLNLQLSNNRSVRHFTYTEVVRATNNFKHTEHSSSLNELIYKGWVDERTYAPTKYGVGLTIYVRKKYIETWKLELELEDFNHPNLVKLLGYCSQWGEFYCLYELVRDTTCLDKYLFIEPGSTSLPWVLRLKIAVGAAKGLAFLHRRKHPAYSQFKTNHILVDMDFNARLSDFEVENLYATKERFGYVLDGLAGIFSSLPEDGAGVKSEISAFGVVLLEILTGMKLYDEKSPSGKQNLVEWATIFLANEFKLGLILDPQLLHNGYPPNGAFKLAQLVINCLQSTQTGCPSMKEIVQVLCGCYEEEIRSLCSQTL; encoded by the exons ATGGATACTGACTCTTTATTCACACTACCAGATCAGACATGTCAACGGTTTACTCTGTCAGAGATTCAATTGGCAACCAACAACTTTGACGAGACTTTAGTCATTGGGCGTGGTGGATTCGGCAACGTGTATAAATGTGATCTCAGCAAGATCGGGTCTGTAAGCCAAGTTGCAGTTAAACGGTTGCATGCCATGTCCAACCAAGGAGGCCATGAATTTGAGGCCGAAGTTAAGCTCCTCTCCAAGCTGCGACATGCCAATCTTGTATCTCTTGTTGGTTATTGTATTGAAGGGAAAGAGATGGCCCTTGTATACGAGTTCATGCCCAATGGTACACTTAAAGATCATCTTTGCAAAGCTGATTGTACCTTATCTTGGTCACAACGACTCAAGATATGCATAGGTGCAGCTCGGGGATTAGACTACCTTCACACAGGCACATCAACCCAAAATGGAGTTATACATCGTGATGTGAAGACGTCCAATATTTTATTGGATGCAAACTTTGCTGCTAAAATTTCAGATTTTGGATTGGCcaaagttggtcgaatagatcagaCACAAACTTATGTCAGCACCAATGTCAAAGGGACATTTGGGTATATGGACCCATGCTACTTCTATACTGGAAATTTGACTAGAAAATCCGATGTTTACGCCTTTGGAGTTGTTCTGTTTGAGGTGTTGTCTGGGAGGCAAGCGGTGGATTCAACCCTAGATGAAGAGCAATGGGGTTTGGCAGCTTGGGCTCAAGACCAAATAAAAGAGGGAAAATACAATCAAATTATTGACAGAAGACTGATGGGccaaatctca aaaaaatgCTTGAAGGAGTTTGCAAGCTTAGCAAGTCGTTGTTTACATACCCAACCAAAAAAGCGCCCTACAATGGCAGAGGTTGTTGTCAAGCTCGAGTCAATTCGGTCACAAAAAAGAGAAAATGTGAATTCTGTCATTGATGAAGGAAGATTCATTTACAAGGTAATGTCTTTTTTCACAGGAAGAGTTGACATGATTTTGGATAATGCAGTAGGAAGGAAATCTGTGATGCCGGATGAGGTAGTAGGAAAACAATCTTCTACACCTGATCATGCAGAAAGCAGAAAATCTATGATGTTGGATGGTGAAGTAGCAGGAACATATGAGATGCCCGATGGAACAGTAGGAAGAAGATCTGATTTCAGTGGTCTGAATCTTCAGTTATCTAATAATCGAAGTGTAAGACATTTTACATACACTGAAGTGGTACGTGCAACAAATAATTTCAAACACACGGAGCATTCCTCAAGTTTAAATGAACTCATTTACAAAGGCTGGGTTGATGAAAGAACATATGCACCAACAAAATATGGGGTTGGTTTGACGATTTATGTTAGGAAGAAATATATTGAAACGTGGAAG CTCGAACTTGAACTAGAAGATTTCAATCATCCAAACCTTGTCAAACTCTTGGGATATTGCTCTCAATGGGGAGAATTTTATTGCTTGTACGAGCTTGTTCGTGACACTACATGTTTAGATAAATATCTTTTCATAG AGCCAGGTAGCACATCACTTCCTTGGGTTTTAAGACTGAAAATAGCAGTAGGAGCAGCTAAAGGCTTGGCTTTCTTACATCGAAGGAAACATCCAGCATATAGCCAATTTAAAACGAATCATATATTGGTGGATATG gatTTTAATGCTCGACTATCGGATTTTGAAGTGGAAAATTTATACGCCACAAAAGAACGGTTTGGTTATGTACTCGATGGATTGGCTGGTATTTTCAGTTCACTACCTGAAGACG GTGCTGGAGTGAAGAGTGAGATCTCTGCTTTTGGAGTGGTACTACTCGAAATACTAACTGGGATGAAGTTGTATGATGAGAAGAGTCCCTCAGGAAAGCAAAATTTGGTGGAATGGGCTACTATATTTCTAGCAAATGAGTTTAAATTGGGATTGATTTTGGACCCACAACTTCTACATAATGGTTATCCTCCAAATGGAGCATTCAAGTTGGCTCAACTTGTTATAAATTGTCTTCAATCAACACAAACCGGTTGTCCTTCAATGAAAGAAATCGTGCAGGTCTTGTGTGGGTGCTATGAAGAAGAAATCAGATCATTGTGTAGTCAAACATTATAG